From the genome of Lutzomyia longipalpis isolate SR_M1_2022 chromosome 2, ASM2433408v1, one region includes:
- the LOC129790929 gene encoding achaete-scute complex protein T3-like, which yields MATVLRTMALGQNFHMLPNNCVIVSSSAMPSNAGLHTAGKRPIAPAPSEPRSVRLITGPTGDLKGGKKRMTYSHLSPYPGPPPSVERRNARERNRVKQVNNGFDKLRQHIPQKIVEVENGGRGASKKLSKVDTLKLAVKYIQGLQSLLEENSVHETSSSQGSGSYYAGSPVQSLQESQPPCSEASASPTPSYNSDVSVGHTYNVTSTPYQEPYHAYGMHFEDESASFEEEVLLDDILHWQLQH from the coding sequence ATGGCAACAGTTTTGCGAACAATGGCACTAGGACAGAATTTCCACATGTTACCCAATAACTGTGTGATTGTCTCATCATCAGCTATGCCCTCCAATGCGGGGCTACATACCGCCGGCAAGAGACCCATTGCCCCAGCCCCAAGTGAACCGCGGAGTGTGCGCCTCATCACAGGTCCAACGGGTGACCTTAAGGGTGGCAAGAAGAGGATGACATACTCCCACTTGTCCCCATACCCTGGTCCACCACCAAGCGTTGAACGACGCAATGCCCGCGAAAGGAATCGCGTTAAGCAAGTTAATAATGGATTCGATAAGCTCCGTCAGCACATCCCCCAGAAGATTGTTGAGGTGGAGAATGGAGGTCGTGGGGCGAGTAAGAAGCTAAGTAAAGTTGATACGTTGAAGTTGGCCGTTAAGTACATTCAGGGGTTGCAATCCCTCCTCGAAGAGAACTCCGTACATGAAACTTCCAGTAGTCAAGGAAGTGGATCCTACTATGCAGGAAGCCCCGTACAGAGTCTTCAGGAATCCCAACCACCGTGTTCGGAAGCATCAGCCTCCCCAACACCCTCCTACAATTCAGACGTCTCCGTTGGACATACCTACAATGTAACATCAACCCCATACCAGGAACCCTACCATGCGTACGGGATGCACTTCGAGGATGAATCTGCGAGCTTCGAAGAGGAGGTCCTACTCGACGATATCCTGCACTGGCAACTGCAGCACTGA